In Bradyrhizobium sp. CCBAU 051011, the following are encoded in one genomic region:
- a CDS encoding transglutaminase-like cysteine peptidase, whose product MLFRGQGKGLAIIAVLLGINASMSVSAKAGDALYASLGEAARSPIGWVEFCAENASECRGGASQPRDIVMSQTAWRDLLRVNKWVNETIKPITDMDHWGVIEKWSLPTDGYGDCEDYVLLKRKMLVDAGWPREALLITVVRDKKGEGHAVLTVKTDKGEFVLDNQNENVLAWTETGYRFVKRQSQSDPNVWVSLGDGRPAVATASSRDR is encoded by the coding sequence ATGTTGTTCAGGGGACAGGGGAAGGGACTGGCGATCATCGCCGTCCTGTTAGGGATAAACGCTTCGATGAGCGTCTCGGCGAAAGCCGGTGACGCCCTCTACGCCAGCCTGGGCGAGGCCGCACGTTCGCCGATCGGCTGGGTCGAATTCTGCGCCGAGAACGCCAGCGAATGCCGCGGCGGCGCGTCTCAGCCGCGCGACATCGTGATGTCGCAGACGGCGTGGCGGGATTTGCTGCGGGTCAACAAGTGGGTCAACGAGACCATCAAGCCGATCACCGACATGGATCATTGGGGCGTGATCGAAAAGTGGTCGTTGCCGACGGACGGTTACGGTGACTGCGAGGACTATGTGCTTCTGAAGCGCAAGATGCTGGTCGACGCCGGATGGCCGCGCGAGGCGCTGCTGATCACGGTGGTGCGCGACAAGAAGGGCGAAGGCCACGCGGTGCTGACGGTGAAGACCGACAAGGGCGAGTTCGTTCTCGACAACCAGAACGAAAACGTCCTGGCTTGGACTGAGACCGGCTACCGCTTCGTCAAGCGTCAGTCGCAGAGCGACCCGAACGTGTGGGTCTCGCTCGGTGACGGCCGGCCGGCGGTCGCCACCGCGTCGTCGCGCGATCGATAA
- a CDS encoding CynX/NimT family MFS transporter, with product MSNRWGILAVLFIVRLTVAFQFQSVAAVAPLLGAKFDASLADIGLLIGLYFTPGVALSLPGGAVGKRIGDKRAVSVALAVMLTGQLAMVASDSWGWQIAGRLIAGSGAVLLGVMMTKMVTDWFAGKELATAMAIFVNSWPVGIATSLLVLPMIGTVHGVSAAYLSVAALIGLGIPLLVVGYRSPSTAAAAPSAASRLNRNTLFAVIIAGLIWGIFNIGFTMIFSFGPTLLVERGWSITAAGSAISIVLWIAALSGIAGGFLADWTERPQSVLVIGCVLFALLMLMLPRSEAVIPIVIAIGAISALPAGPIMSLPASVLQPQTRAIGMGIFFTVFFAVMMLGPAIAGAIAKWTGSAAAALDFGTAALLACPVLLWGYNRIVLLNQQDSPR from the coding sequence TTGAGCAATCGCTGGGGTATTCTGGCCGTCCTGTTCATTGTGCGGCTGACCGTGGCGTTCCAGTTTCAGAGCGTCGCTGCGGTTGCGCCGCTGCTCGGCGCCAAGTTCGATGCCAGCCTGGCCGATATCGGACTCCTGATCGGCCTCTATTTCACACCGGGCGTTGCGCTGTCGCTGCCGGGCGGCGCGGTCGGAAAAAGGATCGGCGACAAGCGTGCCGTATCAGTTGCGCTGGCGGTGATGTTGACCGGCCAACTCGCCATGGTGGCGTCAGACTCCTGGGGCTGGCAAATTGCAGGACGGCTGATCGCCGGCAGCGGCGCCGTCTTGCTCGGCGTCATGATGACGAAAATGGTCACCGACTGGTTCGCCGGCAAGGAACTCGCGACCGCGATGGCCATCTTCGTCAATTCGTGGCCAGTCGGCATCGCGACCTCCCTTTTGGTCTTGCCCATGATCGGCACCGTCCATGGTGTCAGCGCCGCCTATCTTTCGGTTGCCGCGCTGATCGGCCTCGGCATCCCGCTTCTTGTTGTGGGCTATCGATCGCCATCAACTGCTGCAGCCGCGCCGTCAGCCGCCTCGCGGCTCAACCGCAACACGCTTTTCGCCGTGATCATCGCGGGTCTGATCTGGGGTATCTTCAACATCGGCTTCACGATGATTTTCAGTTTCGGTCCGACGCTGCTGGTCGAACGCGGCTGGTCGATCACGGCGGCCGGCTCGGCCATCAGCATCGTGCTGTGGATCGCGGCGTTGAGCGGAATAGCCGGCGGATTTCTGGCTGATTGGACCGAGCGGCCGCAATCGGTGCTTGTCATCGGGTGCGTCCTGTTCGCGCTATTGATGCTGATGCTGCCTCGCAGCGAGGCGGTGATTCCCATTGTGATTGCAATCGGCGCGATCAGCGCTCTGCCTGCAGGGCCGATCATGAGCCTGCCCGCGAGCGTGTTGCAGCCTCAGACGCGCGCGATCGGGATGGGTATTTTCTTCACCGTCTTTTTCGCCGTGATGATGCTTGGTCCGGCGATCGCCGGCGCCATCGCCAAATGGACCGGCAGCGCTGCGGCGGCACTCGACTTCGGAACGGCGGCCCTGCTTGCCTGTCCAGTATTGTTGTGGGGATACAACCGGATTGTGTTATTGAACCAGCAGGATTCGCCGAGGTAG
- a CDS encoding adenylate/guanylate cyclase domain-containing protein: MSEAETLFAALRQSAGDDVVDMLERMVRDAPDHALNKMNALDLAAKEGLAEERVVAALLNAVALGIFEMTWNVMCPSCAGVLSANKSLKTLDRRQYNCAFCAAGYETTLDNLVEVTFTVSPRVRRISAHNPDDLSVPEYYRQVFWSSAIDLPTDLERMLDEVTLESVDLPPGERAILSLHLPAGTLIVFDPVTHTAQFLEVSGGQTNERQNLSVIFNKVQVPVETIALHPGPLRLTLENRTDSRVLPAVWMANQALDNLLSRRKPILTAKRLLTNQTFRDLYRTDTLAIGQRLKILSLTFLFSDVKGSTELYERVGDLVAFDLVDEHFRLLQEIIVSERGAVVKTIGDAVMATFETPDRAIAAAIRMREAMSDLGAQRQHQSLRLKIGIHEGSCLAVTLNAQQDYFGQTVNIASRVQSLAASRSIVVTKSVVENAQTQTLLESNGLKPALRRVALSGIEDEVSVYEIS, translated from the coding sequence ATGAGCGAAGCAGAGACCTTGTTCGCGGCCCTGCGCCAGTCGGCCGGCGACGACGTGGTGGACATGCTCGAGCGCATGGTGCGGGATGCCCCGGATCATGCCTTGAACAAAATGAACGCGCTTGACCTCGCTGCCAAGGAAGGCCTCGCCGAGGAACGGGTCGTCGCGGCACTGCTGAATGCGGTGGCGCTTGGCATCTTCGAGATGACATGGAATGTCATGTGTCCGAGCTGCGCAGGCGTTCTTTCCGCCAACAAGAGCCTGAAGACGCTGGACAGGAGGCAGTACAATTGCGCCTTTTGCGCCGCCGGCTATGAGACGACGCTCGACAACCTCGTCGAGGTGACCTTCACGGTGAGCCCGCGCGTGCGAAGGATATCGGCCCACAACCCCGACGATCTATCCGTGCCCGAGTATTATCGCCAGGTCTTTTGGAGTTCGGCCATCGACCTTCCAACGGATCTAGAGAGGATGCTGGACGAGGTCACGCTTGAAAGTGTCGACTTGCCGCCGGGAGAGAGGGCCATCCTCTCCCTGCATTTACCGGCGGGCACATTGATTGTGTTCGATCCCGTGACACATACGGCGCAATTCCTTGAAGTAAGCGGCGGGCAGACGAACGAACGCCAGAACCTGTCCGTGATCTTCAACAAGGTGCAGGTCCCGGTCGAAACCATTGCTTTGCATCCCGGGCCACTGCGCCTGACCCTGGAGAACCGTACCGATAGCCGGGTGCTGCCGGCCGTATGGATGGCGAACCAGGCGTTGGACAACCTCCTCAGCCGCCGCAAGCCCATTCTCACCGCGAAACGCCTCCTCACCAATCAGACCTTCCGCGACCTCTACCGGACCGACACACTTGCCATCGGCCAACGTCTCAAGATTCTGAGCCTGACCTTCCTGTTCAGCGATGTGAAGGGCTCGACGGAGCTTTATGAGCGCGTCGGCGACCTCGTCGCCTTCGATCTCGTCGACGAGCATTTCCGGCTGCTGCAGGAGATTATCGTCTCCGAAAGGGGCGCGGTCGTGAAGACCATCGGCGATGCCGTGATGGCGACCTTTGAGACGCCTGACCGCGCCATTGCCGCCGCGATCCGCATGCGCGAGGCGATGAGCGATCTCGGCGCCCAGCGTCAGCATCAGAGTTTGCGTCTGAAGATCGGCATCCATGAAGGATCATGCCTTGCGGTCACGCTCAATGCCCAGCAGGACTATTTCGGTCAGACCGTCAATATTGCTTCGCGTGTCCAAAGTCTTGCGGCATCGCGCTCGATCGTCGTGACGAAATCCGTGGTAGAGAACGCGCAAACTCAGACACTACTGGAGTCCAACGGGCTAAAACCAGCGCTCAGACGCGTCGCGTTGAGTGGCATCGAGGACGAGGTGTCGGTCTACGAGATTTCTTGA
- a CDS encoding amino acid ABC transporter permease yields MSYKLQFAELLPYWNVLLYGLVFTIVLTIVSTVVGVAVGTAGAAARTFGPAWLGRIVAVYVELIRNTPFIVQLFFIFFGLPALGLKLSETTAAFLAMVINLGAYSTEIIRAGIEAVPKGHIEAGLSLAMTKWEVLRRIVLNQAFRKIYPALSSQIIIVMLGSAVVSQISAEDLTYAANFIASRNFRNFEVYLLVALAYLLLAMLTRSLLRALGRVIFKAR; encoded by the coding sequence GTGTCTTACAAACTGCAATTCGCCGAACTGCTGCCTTACTGGAACGTGCTGCTGTACGGGCTCGTCTTCACGATCGTGCTGACGATCGTGTCGACGGTCGTCGGCGTCGCCGTCGGCACCGCGGGCGCGGCGGCGCGCACGTTTGGGCCGGCCTGGCTCGGCCGCATTGTCGCGGTCTATGTCGAATTGATCCGCAACACGCCGTTCATCGTGCAGTTGTTCTTCATCTTCTTCGGCCTGCCCGCGCTCGGGCTGAAACTCAGCGAGACCACGGCCGCCTTTCTTGCGATGGTGATCAATCTCGGCGCCTACTCGACCGAGATCATCCGCGCCGGCATCGAGGCGGTTCCGAAAGGACATATCGAGGCCGGTCTCAGCCTCGCCATGACCAAGTGGGAGGTGCTACGCCGCATCGTCCTCAACCAGGCATTTCGAAAAATCTATCCGGCGCTGTCGTCGCAGATCATCATCGTCATGCTCGGCTCGGCGGTGGTATCGCAGATCTCGGCGGAAGACCTGACCTATGCCGCGAACTTCATTGCGTCGCGGAACTTCCGCAACTTCGAAGTCTACCTATTGGTCGCGCTGGCTTACCTCCTGCTGGCGATGCTGACGCGTTCGCTGTTGCGCGCGCTCGGCCGCGTCATCTTCAAGGCGAGGTGA
- a CDS encoding PilZ domain-containing protein: MSFAQKKTVTVPSAEERRRFQRVKVHLLGRYMLPDRREFPCQIINMSPGGLALLAPGIGNVGDRVIAYLDHIGRVEGKITRIIDNGFAMTVGATARKRDKLAAQLTWLANRDILNLPEDRRHDRIVPRNPIALLTLEDGSKMTCRIIDLSLSGAAIAAENRPPLKSLVMLGKVQSRVVRNLEEGFALEFVHEQIAETLEDAVTAR; encoded by the coding sequence ATGTCGTTTGCGCAAAAGAAAACAGTTACTGTCCCGTCCGCCGAGGAGCGACGGCGCTTTCAGCGCGTCAAGGTCCACCTGCTCGGCCGCTACATGCTGCCGGATCGGCGCGAATTTCCTTGCCAGATTATTAACATGTCGCCGGGCGGACTGGCATTGCTCGCACCCGGGATCGGCAATGTCGGTGACCGCGTGATCGCCTATCTCGACCATATCGGCCGGGTCGAGGGCAAAATCACCCGCATCATCGACAACGGCTTTGCCATGACGGTCGGCGCGACCGCCCGCAAGCGCGACAAGCTCGCCGCCCAGCTCACCTGGCTCGCCAACCGCGATATCCTCAATCTGCCGGAAGACCGTCGCCACGACCGGATCGTGCCGCGCAATCCGATTGCCCTGCTCACGCTCGAGGACGGCAGCAAGATGACCTGCCGCATCATCGACCTGTCGCTGTCGGGCGCCGCGATCGCCGCGGAGAACCGCCCGCCGCTGAAATCTCTGGTCATGCTCGGCAAGGTGCAGTCCCGCGTGGTGCGAAACCTCGAAGAAGGCTTCGCTCTCGAGTTTGTCCATGAGCAGATTGCCGAGACGCTCGAAGATGCGGTTACCGCGCGGTAA
- a CDS encoding transporter substrate-binding domain-containing protein, translating into MLKRLMLAAAIATAAVATQAHADALDSIMKSKVIKIAVPQDFAPFGSAGLDLKPQGYDIDMANLIGKELGVKTEIIPVTSANRIPYLQTNKADLVISSLGKNEEREKVIDFSIAYAPFFSGVFGTKAIAVGSAADLKGKTIGATRGAIEEQALTSAAPPDATIKRFEDNNATIAAFVSGQVDLIATGNTVAAAIAEKVPARAPTLKYVIKDSPCYVGLNKNEPALLAKVNEIITKAKASGEIGKLSEKWLKAPLPPGF; encoded by the coding sequence ATGCTGAAGAGATTGATGCTTGCCGCTGCAATTGCCACTGCTGCGGTGGCGACGCAGGCCCATGCCGACGCCCTCGACTCCATCATGAAGTCGAAGGTGATCAAGATCGCGGTGCCACAGGATTTTGCGCCGTTCGGCTCCGCCGGCCTCGATCTCAAGCCGCAGGGCTATGACATCGACATGGCCAACCTGATCGGCAAGGAACTCGGGGTGAAGACCGAGATCATTCCGGTGACCAGCGCCAACCGCATTCCCTATCTGCAGACCAACAAGGCCGACCTCGTGATCTCCAGCCTCGGCAAGAACGAGGAACGCGAAAAGGTCATCGACTTCTCGATCGCCTATGCGCCGTTCTTCTCCGGCGTGTTCGGCACCAAGGCGATCGCGGTCGGGAGCGCGGCCGATCTCAAGGGCAAGACCATCGGCGCCACCCGCGGCGCGATCGAGGAGCAGGCGCTGACATCAGCCGCGCCGCCGGATGCCACCATCAAGCGCTTCGAGGACAACAACGCTACCATCGCCGCCTTCGTGTCCGGCCAGGTCGATCTGATCGCCACCGGCAACACGGTGGCCGCGGCCATCGCCGAAAAGGTCCCTGCCCGCGCACCGACGCTGAAATATGTCATCAAGGACAGTCCCTGCTATGTCGGGCTGAACAAGAATGAGCCGGCACTGCTCGCCAAGGTCAACGAGATCATCACCAAGGCGAAGGCATCGGGAGAAATCGGCAAACTGTCGGAGAAGTGGCTGAAGGCGCCATTGCCGCCCGGCTTCTAG
- a CDS encoding amino acid ABC transporter permease — protein MLQFSFWDILSNLLVATQWTIVLSLIAFFCGGIVGLILLFMRTSRIAPLEWFTKIYIEFFQGTPLLMQLFLFFFGIALFGVEVSPWMAATLALTFWTSAFLTEIWRGCVEAIPKGQWEASSSLALSYIEQMRYVILPQASRIAVAPTVGFSVQVIKGTALASIIGFVELTKAGTMLNNATFRPFLVYSLVALIYFCLCFPLSWWAKKIEGRLNVAR, from the coding sequence ATGCTGCAGTTCAGCTTCTGGGACATCCTCTCCAACCTCCTGGTCGCCACACAGTGGACGATCGTGCTGTCGCTGATCGCGTTCTTCTGCGGCGGCATCGTCGGCCTGATCCTGCTGTTCATGCGCACCTCGCGGATTGCGCCGCTGGAATGGTTCACCAAGATCTACATCGAGTTCTTCCAGGGCACGCCGCTCTTGATGCAACTCTTCCTGTTCTTCTTCGGCATCGCGCTGTTCGGCGTCGAGGTCTCACCGTGGATGGCCGCGACGCTGGCGCTGACGTTCTGGACCAGCGCGTTCCTGACCGAGATCTGGCGCGGCTGCGTCGAAGCGATCCCGAAGGGCCAGTGGGAGGCGTCCTCCAGCCTGGCGCTCAGCTACATCGAACAGATGCGCTACGTGATCCTGCCGCAGGCCTCGCGTATCGCGGTCGCGCCCACCGTCGGCTTCTCCGTGCAGGTCATCAAGGGCACGGCGCTCGCCTCCATCATCGGCTTCGTCGAACTGACCAAGGCCGGCACCATGCTCAACAACGCGACCTTCCGCCCGTTCCTCGTTTATTCGCTGGTTGCGCTGATCTATTTCTGTCTGTGTTTCCCGCTGTCGTGGTGGGCGAAGAAAATCGAAGGCCGCCTCAATGTCGCTCGTTAG
- a CDS encoding amino acid ABC transporter ATP-binding protein, translating into MSLVSIRDVRKSFGPNEVLKGVSLDIAKGDVVAIIGRSGSGKSTLLRCINGLETYQSGTITADGIEVGGAATNLRELRRHVGMVFQQFNLFPHLTAAENVMLAPTVVNKVSKAEARATAAEVLAKVGLSEKMDAYPSELSGGQQQRVAIARSLAMRPKVLLCDEITSALDPELVNEVLRVVEQLAREGMTLILVTHEMRFARDVGTKLVFMHHGKVHEEGVPKEVFAAPRTPELQQFVGQVS; encoded by the coding sequence ATGTCGCTCGTTAGCATTCGTGACGTCAGGAAGAGTTTTGGTCCGAACGAGGTGCTGAAGGGCGTCTCGCTCGATATCGCCAAGGGCGACGTGGTCGCGATCATTGGCCGCTCCGGCTCGGGCAAGAGCACCCTGCTCCGCTGCATCAACGGGCTGGAGACCTATCAGTCCGGCACCATCACCGCCGACGGCATCGAGGTCGGTGGCGCCGCCACCAACCTGCGCGAGCTGCGCCGCCATGTCGGCATGGTGTTCCAGCAGTTCAACCTGTTTCCGCATCTGACCGCGGCCGAGAACGTCATGCTGGCGCCGACCGTCGTCAACAAGGTATCGAAGGCGGAAGCACGCGCGACCGCCGCCGAGGTGCTGGCCAAGGTGGGGCTGTCGGAAAAGATGGACGCCTATCCGAGCGAACTTTCCGGCGGCCAGCAGCAGCGCGTCGCCATTGCCCGTTCGCTGGCGATGCGGCCGAAGGTTCTGCTGTGCGACGAGATCACCTCGGCGCTCGACCCCGAACTGGTCAACGAGGTGCTGCGCGTCGTCGAGCAATTGGCGCGCGAGGGCATGACGCTGATCCTGGTGACGCACGAAATGCGGTTCGCCCGTGACGTCGGCACCAAGCTCGTTTTCATGCACCACGGCAAGGTGCATGAGGAAGGCGTGCCTAAGGAGGTGTTCGCCGCGCCACGAACACCGGAACTGCAACAGTTCGTCGGCCAGGTCAGCTAA
- a CDS encoding PAS domain-containing protein: MKHPSSREFFAYWDAKRGDARAPDRSEIEPGAVRELLGDIFVLSYDNDAGYPFRVAGTRVCALLGRDLKDTSFPALFTPDSRREIEDIITYVAEDMLAAIAGITATSEDGTTAHLELLLLPFNNRAHAPISLTGLLAPFESDLGTISDFKITSWRYLHRPEKLVPRALRKLAIARGFMVYEGLR; this comes from the coding sequence ATGAAACACCCATCGAGCCGCGAGTTTTTCGCCTATTGGGATGCGAAACGCGGCGATGCGCGGGCGCCGGACCGCAGCGAGATCGAACCCGGGGCGGTACGCGAGCTGCTTGGCGACATTTTCGTGCTGTCCTACGACAACGACGCCGGTTACCCGTTTCGCGTTGCCGGGACGCGGGTCTGCGCCCTGCTCGGCCGTGATCTCAAGGATACCAGCTTCCCCGCACTGTTCACCCCGGACAGCCGCCGCGAGATCGAGGACATCATTACTTACGTCGCGGAAGACATGCTGGCGGCCATTGCCGGTATCACCGCGACGTCTGAGGATGGCACGACGGCGCATCTGGAGCTGCTGCTGTTGCCTTTCAACAACCGGGCGCACGCGCCGATCAGCCTGACCGGATTGCTGGCGCCGTTCGAAAGCGATCTCGGCACCATCAGCGATTTCAAGATAACGTCGTGGCGCTATCTGCACCGGCCGGAAAAGCTGGTTCCGCGCGCCCTGCGCAAGCTCGCAATCGCGCGCGGCTTCATGGTGTATGAAGGTCTGCGGTAA
- a CDS encoding acyl-CoA desaturase, with product MFADDNTDPLDGIVQWAPAKSLWIGSMTAMAIILAPIFISWSAIILFVVASGVTLCFGHSVGMHRRLIHSSFDCPLWVEHLCVYLGTLVGMAGPYGMVRLHDFRDWAQRQSACHDYSCHRAGFWRDAWWQMHCRLMLKHPPEFRLEPRLAGDRFYAFVERTWMWQQLPWAILFFAIGGWSWLVWGIFVRISVCVTGHWLIGHFSHRSGGQSWVIDGAAAQGYNVGIAGLISMGESWHNNHHAFPGSAKLGLFPGQIDLGWWLIKTLEAIGLASNIKTPDEIPQRPGLRRLGSTEGVAAFAPGGSAPLKAMTAEKTSELSSHDRRLRECPHFLQPPLTHR from the coding sequence ATCTTTGCCGACGACAATACCGACCCGCTCGACGGCATCGTGCAGTGGGCGCCGGCGAAATCGCTTTGGATCGGCAGCATGACGGCGATGGCGATCATCCTTGCGCCGATCTTCATTTCCTGGAGCGCGATTATCCTGTTTGTCGTGGCCAGCGGCGTAACCCTTTGCTTCGGGCACTCCGTCGGTATGCACCGGCGCCTGATTCATTCCAGCTTCGATTGCCCGCTATGGGTCGAGCATTTGTGCGTTTATCTCGGAACGCTGGTTGGAATGGCGGGTCCCTACGGCATGGTCCGGCTGCACGATTTTCGCGACTGGGCGCAACGTCAGTCAGCTTGCCATGATTATTCCTGTCACCGTGCCGGCTTCTGGCGCGACGCATGGTGGCAAATGCATTGCAGGCTGATGCTGAAGCATCCGCCGGAATTTCGGCTCGAGCCACGGCTCGCCGGCGACCGATTTTATGCATTCGTCGAGCGGACGTGGATGTGGCAGCAATTGCCGTGGGCAATTCTGTTTTTCGCGATTGGCGGCTGGAGCTGGCTGGTCTGGGGCATCTTCGTTCGCATAAGTGTCTGCGTAACCGGTCATTGGCTGATCGGTCACTTCTCCCATCGCAGCGGTGGACAGAGCTGGGTCATCGATGGCGCGGCGGCCCAGGGATACAACGTCGGCATCGCCGGGCTGATCAGCATGGGCGAAAGCTGGCACAACAATCACCACGCATTTCCGGGCTCGGCCAAGCTGGGCCTCTTTCCCGGCCAGATCGACCTCGGCTGGTGGTTGATCAAGACTCTCGAAGCCATTGGCCTTGCGAGCAACATCAAAACGCCGGACGAGATCCCCCAACGGCCGGGATTACGGCGTTTGGGAAGTACGGAAGGCGTTGCAGCGTTCGCGCCCGGCGGCTCTGCTCCCCTGAAAGCAATGACGGCGGAAAAAACGTCGGAACTATCGAGCCACGACCGCAGACTGCGTGAATGCCCGCACTTCCTGCAACCGCCGCTAACACATCGTTAA
- a CDS encoding enoyl-CoA hydratase-related protein, which produces MPGVKRERDGNVSVLTLDEPETLNAMTPDLLGDLAIAIGEVTDDPQVRALVLTGAGRGFCSGQNLKAAQILGDDLAAGVMKYYWPAFKAMRECRVPIVVAVNGVAAGGGFSLAMAGDMIVAARSARFIQVFSRIALVPDLGSTWLLPRLVGRQRALELMMTNEPLSADQAKEWGLVREVFDDAALRDGALELARKLAEGPTRALVATRRLIDDSEHASYADQFRREIETQAEIRLSADAVEGRNAFLEKRAAVFSGR; this is translated from the coding sequence ATGCCGGGAGTGAAGCGCGAGCGTGATGGCAATGTCAGCGTGCTGACATTGGATGAGCCTGAAACGCTCAACGCGATGACGCCTGATCTGTTGGGCGATCTCGCCATCGCCATTGGTGAAGTTACCGACGATCCGCAGGTGCGGGCGCTGGTGCTGACGGGAGCCGGCCGCGGCTTTTGCTCCGGCCAGAACCTCAAGGCCGCGCAGATCCTGGGCGACGACCTCGCGGCCGGCGTGATGAAGTATTACTGGCCGGCGTTCAAGGCGATGCGAGAATGCCGCGTGCCGATCGTGGTCGCCGTCAACGGCGTTGCGGCTGGCGGCGGGTTCAGTCTGGCGATGGCGGGTGACATGATCGTGGCGGCGCGCTCGGCACGCTTCATCCAGGTGTTCAGCCGCATCGCGTTGGTGCCCGATCTTGGCTCGACCTGGCTGTTGCCGCGTCTTGTCGGCCGGCAGCGCGCGCTCGAACTGATGATGACTAACGAGCCGCTCTCGGCGGACCAGGCGAAGGAATGGGGATTGGTCCGCGAAGTGTTCGACGATGCGGCGTTGCGTGACGGCGCTCTCGAACTGGCGCGCAAACTCGCCGAGGGTCCGACGCGTGCTCTCGTCGCGACACGCCGCCTGATCGATGACAGCGAGCATGCCAGCTATGCCGACCAGTTCCGCCGCGAAATCGAAACACAGGCGGAGATCCGCCTGAGTGCAGATGCGGTCGAAGGGCGCAACGCTTTTCTCGAGAAACGGGCGGCCGTATTCAGCGGCCGCTGA
- a CDS encoding GNAT family N-acetyltransferase, with amino-acid sequence MDMLVKLYALPASRDVFERLSKAGITTRRALAPEKHKVVAWVRQNFSEAWASEVDVAFSRQPVSCFIAIRQKSILGFACHDATCPNFFGPTGVDQNERKHGIGKALLFNCLETMKQQGYGYAIIGGVGPAEFYAKAVGAIPIEGSEPGVYRGLL; translated from the coding sequence ATGGACATGCTGGTCAAGCTCTACGCGCTGCCTGCCTCCCGCGACGTGTTCGAGCGCCTGAGCAAAGCGGGTATCACGACGCGGCGCGCGCTGGCTCCGGAAAAGCACAAGGTCGTCGCCTGGGTCCGCCAGAACTTCAGCGAGGCGTGGGCCAGCGAAGTCGATGTGGCGTTCTCCCGGCAACCGGTCTCCTGCTTCATCGCCATCAGGCAAAAGAGCATTCTTGGGTTTGCCTGTCATGACGCGACCTGTCCCAACTTCTTTGGGCCCACGGGAGTGGACCAGAACGAAAGAAAGCACGGGATCGGCAAGGCGCTGCTGTTCAATTGCCTCGAAACCATGAAGCAGCAGGGATATGGCTACGCCATCATCGGCGGCGTGGGCCCTGCCGAGTTCTACGCAAAGGCAGTCGGCGCGATACCGATCGAGGGTTCCGAGCCCGGCGTCTATCGCGGGCTTTTGTAG
- a CDS encoding alpha/beta hydrolase, translating into MAEREIDAIRKLLTSKPRPVGWSERRQRLDEVGSIWPVASDVQCEAVDCDGVAGEWSTVPGSETSRVLLYFHGGGYCSGSIVSHRRLVTEAGRAAGTRTLAIGYRLAPEHPYPAAHEDALAAWRFLRRLGIAAASIAVGGDSAGGNLTLALINRLRAAGEALPACAWLVSPWTDLTMSGSTLQTKDAVDPLIHKAYLDELADAYAPPGVDRRDQLISPLFADLAGLPPVLIQVGSAETLLADAARLAEAAGAADVDVTLQIWPHMIHAWPVWNANLEDGRRALAGAGQFIRAHIR; encoded by the coding sequence ATGGCAGAACGCGAGATCGACGCCATCCGCAAATTGCTGACGTCAAAGCCGCGGCCGGTCGGCTGGTCGGAGCGGCGGCAACGGCTCGACGAAGTCGGATCGATCTGGCCGGTAGCGTCTGACGTACAATGCGAGGCGGTCGATTGCGACGGTGTCGCCGGCGAGTGGTCGACTGTGCCGGGCAGCGAGACATCGCGCGTGCTGCTGTATTTCCACGGCGGCGGATATTGCTCCGGCTCGATTGTCAGCCACCGCCGCCTGGTGACGGAAGCCGGGCGCGCGGCGGGCACCCGCACCCTTGCGATCGGCTACCGGCTTGCGCCTGAACATCCCTATCCGGCCGCCCATGAAGACGCGCTCGCGGCGTGGCGCTTCCTGCGCCGGCTAGGCATTGCGGCGGCAAGTATCGCCGTCGGCGGCGACAGCGCCGGGGGCAACCTGACGCTCGCCCTGATCAACCGCCTGCGGGCGGCCGGCGAGGCCTTGCCGGCCTGTGCCTGGCTGGTCTCGCCCTGGACTGATCTCACGATGTCGGGCAGCACGCTGCAGACCAAGGACGCCGTCGATCCCTTGATCCACAAGGCCTATCTCGATGAGCTCGCGGATGCCTACGCGCCGCCGGGCGTCGACCGGAGGGATCAGCTGATCTCGCCGCTGTTCGCCGACCTCGCAGGCTTGCCGCCGGTCCTGATCCAGGTCGGATCCGCCGAGACGTTGCTGGCCGACGCCGCGCGGCTTGCCGAGGCTGCGGGAGCTGCCGATGTCGATGTCACACTGCAGATCTGGCCGCACATGATCCACGCCTGGCCCGTCTGGAATGCCAATCTCGAAGACGGCCGCCGCGCGCTGGCCGGCGCCGGCCAGTTCATCCGGGCGCATATCCGTTAG